The following nucleotide sequence is from Parambassis ranga chromosome 21, fParRan2.1, whole genome shotgun sequence.
TTTAACTGGGTGTGACATTTTCAAGTTACTGTTTTAAGTCGAGTCTCACCTATGATTGTGTTATGTCTGAATTTAAGATTTCAGTTCTCTGAAAAATGCTATTTATCAGACCTTACAAGTTATGCAATCAAAGGGTTAATTGCAAAAAACAGTATCAGAAGTTGGTGCTGTACATCAATTGTTACATCACCTCACACCTTAATCTATTAACAGAAACCTGAATTATGCCACTTATGGAACCACAATtgtatttacatacatttgctattattattattttgtattctGTTTCTCAGCACTTTATAGGCTCTCTCCGACCATGTGACTTCATTTAACTCACGTCAGTGTACTTGCAGTGATAGTTAGGAGACCCGGAGCTGACGTGCGTGGCGTTGGGCGGTGATAGCAGTCCCTCACGGATGGCTGGGAATATGAAGCGAAGAGCCTTCATGGGGATTCACCGGAGAGTTTTCACTGTAGCGGTCCCCTTGGACTTGAAGAACGAGACGCAGCCTCGAAGGGTGTATGGAGTTTATTGGCGCGGCTCCGTGAAAGTACTACAGCCGCCATTAGCACTAACAGCACCATAAGCACCGTGAAAACTGCAGAAATATAACAAACTATGCTACAgtttcacacaaatacaaaataaacaacacaatacacacagatacGCCAAACTCCTGttgtacacaaacataaacaatcAAATGTTTAAAGTTACCTCATCCCGCTTCCAAAGGGCGCTAGCTTAAACAAGAACTCTACGTCAGAATTCAGATTGCTCGTCCTTTTCCTCTGCTCAAAGCTTTCCGTGCAGGAGAAACCATAAAAATGCACTGGGGAAAGGAAACAAATGCTATTTATAATGCGAACTCCGCCACAAGGTGGCACTGTATCCCCATGACACTACAATTATTTTACTGACCAAAATACAGACTGTTTACGGTCATTTACAGGTGAAGTTATGCTAACAAAATGtccttttgtttgtgttagCGTTGTGGTACTCCAGGCTTGGACCAAAACCAGAGAGACTTGCACAACACAGTCAATGAACTGACACGGCAGACTTCGGTAAACAAACCTTTATATTATCCTGTTACCTTTTTTATCCATCCTGAGTAAAAACATAGTGTCTAAATAGATGAAATCTGATGCAGGAGGTGAAGAAGGAAATTAAACAATTGGAGGGTTTAAATGAAAAGCTGGACTTTGTACAGAAGACCTGGCAGAGCAAAGGTACAGCAGTCAGAAACCGGTGGAAGGATCAGCATCAACGTGTGCTTTACATGTGCTTCATTTGTCCTTTTCAGTAGAGCAGCACAATGGATTGGCCCAGTCCAACCCTGTTGTTGAAGAGGAAGTTCTGAAGCGGTTAGTcttcatcacacaaacaacacaggtACTGCAGATGCATTAAAAACCCCACTCACAAATAAAGCTCTGTCTCCTGaacacatctttgttttatattataCACATTTTGttatcatttgtgttttttttattgcagactGTGCTTGAGCAGATTGTTAACATCCTAAAGCAGGCAGAGCAGATCGTGGTGACTCTCACTGATGTGGAGCTGCCTCAGTGGAAGCACAGGCAGCAGATGGCCTGTATAGGCAGCCCAGTTGACACCAGTCTAGACCACCTAGAGAAGTGGTAAGCACTGTTAGCACTGCCCTGGATTTTCACAATTGTAGTTTAGGTAgaaacttatatatatatatatatatacacaaaaaacATTAGTAGCTTTTGTACTGAgcactgtgtgtcctctgtgcagGTTTACCACTGTTGCTGAAGTGTTGCTTGGAGTGCACGGAgagctgcagaagctgcaggagcagaacAGCAAGTACAGCAGCACCTGTGCCTCCGGCCTGGCTGCTTCAATGGGAGAAACAGAGAAATTTGCATTGTCCTTGTTAATGAAACTTGTCACAAAGTAAGATGTGTCATCAGGACTCTGATACACGTGGCACATGTTGCACACTCAGACTGAAACACGTACTGTTGATATGTTTCTTGCATTGCAGTGCTCTTGTGGTGGAGAAGCAACCTGTCATGCACAAATCACAACACAGGCCTCTGATACTCAAGACAGAAGTGCAGTTCAAAGTGACAGTGAGGTAAGCCTGCACAgaaaattattttatattagaATATTATTACGTATTACTTAATACTCTAAATGTTTAGAAGAAGAACAGATGCTGTAATTTGTGTTCTTTGGTTGTTAGTATCTGTTTCCCCTCTTTCCAGGTTCTTAGCAAACCTCCCTGAATTTAAGTATCAGCTCAAAGTCAAGCCTATTTTTGACAAGTAAGTTAAAGAAACACTGAATCAGTGACATGtcattaatgattaatttgtAATAATTTTCATAGATTTTATCTAATAAATGTTCTTCTTTGTCTAAATAAGGGATGTTGAAGAAGTTAAGACAGCCAGCGGGTGAGGGAACTAAAATCTGCAACGTTAACCGCTAAATTGTTTTCATCGAAATCAGAATTAACATTAATCCACACTTGTTGTTTGTGGCAGGTTCCGCCGCTTTGATTTCAACAGTGATGACAGCAAGGTGTTGGATGTGGACACTCCAGGTGGAGGGTTGATGGCAGAATTTGGACACATGGTATGGAACCATGAGCTTTTCAAACAAGAGAGAtctaaaaaaatgatgtgattgACCAAGACACATACAGATTCTGATGCCAAAATTGTTTTTTCTCAGTCACTGAAGGAAAAGAAATCAAGATCAAAAGGACAGTGTGAGGTAAGAAAGTTCAGTAGAAACTAACATCTACTGCATCCACAGTGCATAAATGCAGCTAGTGCGACTGCAGCCACCTAAGTGCAGCTGCTTCCCATTGCCTCAGAATTCTGATTCCAGCCAGACACTGTTGCACTTCTTGATGGTTTGTAGTATTATCAGTGCTggaatgtgttgtttttcttccttcagaATCGTCTGGTAGTCACTGAAGAACTCCATATCATAAAGTTTGTCATAGTGTTTCAGTACGCTGGACAAAGGTGTAACATCGAGGTGAGAAACGAGTCACAGACAACTTCACTGCAGAGCAAACGTATGAGTCCTTTAATGCTGAGGTCATGGTgttcttctgccatgtttgtcCAGGCCAGCTCCCTGCCTGTGCTTGTCATCTCCAGTACTAATCAGGCGTCCAGCGCCTGGGCCTCCATCATGTGGTGGAACATGCAGTCCACCATGGAACCTTGGGTAAAGACACCACAGCAAATGAATATGATCATCAGTCATGACAGTCTGCAGATTAAGCTGTAGCCAGACTCTGTGCTCCATAGAACCTGTCGCTGTTTTCCAACCCGCCTCCGCTCCCCTGGCAGCAGCTGTCTAAGGCTCTGAGCTGGCAGTTTCTATCTGTTGGCCAAAGAGAGTTGGATGAAAACCAGCTCTCCATGCTCAGAGACAAAATAGTGGGTAATTGTGCTTCAGAAGGAAGGAGCGGTGAGTCAGTGGATCTTTGAAGGACAAGGTtttgattcattcattttatgtaacctgttgtttttttacagatgaTCCAGATGATCATGTGCAGTGGAGCAGGTTCTCTAAGGTGAGTCAAAAGATTCTGGTCATGACGTTTGCTGCGTTTGTGTCCTTCACATGTTGACCTTTTCTTTCTGTATACCAGAATGAAAGTGCCTGGATGTGGATTGATGGGATCTTGGAC
It contains:
- the LOC114426459 gene encoding signal transducer and activator of transcription 1-alpha/beta-like isoform X1, whose protein sequence is MAQWQELLRLDSALQSRVRQLYEKKFPREIRHHLCMWIESQDWHSAAVDENKAKTCFHAFLLCLEEQWNRSVQENNILQGPDFSGMKDYLVENFQYQPQNLAILLSECLKEEKNILASVTEVQRCGTPGLDQNQRDLHNTVNELTRQTSEVKKEIKQLEGLNEKLDFVQKTWQSKVEQHNGLAQSNPVVEEEVLKRLVFITQTTQTVLEQIVNILKQAEQIVVTLTDVELPQWKHRQQMACIGSPVDTSLDHLEKWFTTVAEVLLGVHGELQKLQEQNSKYSSTCASGLAASMGETEKFALSLLMKLVTNALVVEKQPVMHKSQHRPLILKTEVQFKVTVRFLANLPEFKYQLKVKPIFDKDVEEVKTASGFRRFDFNSDDSKVLDVDTPGGGLMAEFGHMSLKEKKSRSKGQCENRLVVTEELHIIKFVIVFQYAGQRCNIEASSLPVLVISSTNQASSAWASIMWWNMQSTMEPWNLSLFSNPPPLPWQQLSKALSWQFLSVGQRELDENQLSMLRDKIVGNCASEGRSDDPDDHVQWSRFSKNESAWMWIDGILDLIKKHMVDIWRDGFIMGFVSKERTRLLLEKKPAGTFLIRFSESIKYGAITFSWVDQNTHIRAVEPYTKKELQGISLPQIIYHYSLTAHGKTRKPLLYLYPDIPKDVAFGRYYKLSEMSSTVDINGYVNRKLVSVSVYPIPPPSPPREQSMEVDTDVETDTDLQQLLDELFADFSRPTCTQGHFLNPLSLQGSYADYPNSF
- the LOC114426459 gene encoding signal transducer and activator of transcription 1-alpha/beta-like isoform X2, whose amino-acid sequence is MAQWQELLRLDSALQSRVRQLYEKKFPREIRHHLCMWIESQDWHSAAVDENKAKTCFHAFLLCLEEQWNRSVQENNILQGPDFSGMKDYLVENFQYQPQNLAILLSECLKEEKNILASVTEVQRCGTPGLDQNQRDLHNTVNELTRQTSEVKKEIKQLEGLNEKLDFVQKTWQSKEQHNGLAQSNPVVEEEVLKRLVFITQTTQTVLEQIVNILKQAEQIVVTLTDVELPQWKHRQQMACIGSPVDTSLDHLEKWFTTVAEVLLGVHGELQKLQEQNSKYSSTCASGLAASMGETEKFALSLLMKLVTNALVVEKQPVMHKSQHRPLILKTEVQFKVTVRFLANLPEFKYQLKVKPIFDKDVEEVKTASGFRRFDFNSDDSKVLDVDTPGGGLMAEFGHMSLKEKKSRSKGQCENRLVVTEELHIIKFVIVFQYAGQRCNIEASSLPVLVISSTNQASSAWASIMWWNMQSTMEPWNLSLFSNPPPLPWQQLSKALSWQFLSVGQRELDENQLSMLRDKIVGNCASEGRSDDPDDHVQWSRFSKNESAWMWIDGILDLIKKHMVDIWRDGFIMGFVSKERTRLLLEKKPAGTFLIRFSESIKYGAITFSWVDQNTHIRAVEPYTKKELQGISLPQIIYHYSLTAHGKTRKPLLYLYPDIPKDVAFGRYYKLSEMSSTVDINGYVNRKLVSVSVYPIPPPSPPREQSMEVDTDVETDTDLQQLLDELFADFSRPTCTQGHFLNPLSLQGSYADYPNSF